A window of Flammeovirga kamogawensis genomic DNA:
TAATAACAATGTCCCCGTCATTATTAATGTAGGTTTGAATTTGTTTTAGTGTATTAACAAAAGTAACGTCATCCATATACTCAAAAACTCCTTCTATCCAAACCATGTCATATTTTTCTGTAACATTAAAAGAGTGAATACTTTCATTTATGTAATTTATCTGATTGCTAAATTCTTGTGTTAAGCCTCTGTAGTAGTGAATAGAATTTTTGTTTAAGTCTAAGCAATCAGTTTTAAGATTAGGGTTTACTCTTTTGTATAACTCTAATAAAGATCTTCCCGAACCTGGGGCTATCATTAACATTTTTTTTGGTGTAGTACTTTTATTTAGCTTGTGCGTTAAATAATTTTTAAAATATTCTTTTCTACTTTTTATACTCTTAGCAATAGATGATGCATGAATTAATCTATCCCAATTAGGGTAATCATCAGATAAAAAGTTATCATGTATTGCATCTGTTATTCTGAAATCTTCATTATACCCATAAGGCTTGCGTATAATATGGCCCACTAATGAATCGTTTAAAAATTCATCTGTAAATGTATTATGTATAATGTCTAGTTCGGATTGTCGGATGCTACCTAATCTGAGTTCATTGGCAACAATATCTACCTGTAATTTTAATCTATCGAAATGTATTTTTTGATTGTCATCTTTTAAAGTGAGTAAATTCTGAATTGAATAAGCAATCATTTGTAATGAGTTGTTAGGTGTCGACATAGAAATAGTAGGTTAATTGGGGTAAAAGAGCTTCTTATCTGATTTAACAGGATTTGTTTATTTTTAGTTCTAATTGAGAATTCAAATTTGTATAATTCTTTTCTATCCTCTAATTTATTAGTAATTTCGAATAGAATTATTGTATTTTTTGAAGTTTACAGAGATGGATGTAGAAGTGTCAATGAACATTGCTGTGCTAATTGTAGCATGTTTAATCGTAATAGCTGTTTTATTAGTTGTAATCGTATATTTTTTCTTAAAACAAAAATATGCTCAACAAGAACATCAATTTAAGGTGGAAGTGGAAGAACGCTTGAAACTAACTCAAGCAAAAAATGAGGCTTCTCAATTAAATCAGAATTTGATAAATGAAAATACTGTACTAAAACAATCATTATCTGTTGCTGAAACAGAAAAAACAGCCTATAAAAATCAACTTCTTGATGTACAGAATAAATATCAAATAATAGATAGTAACCTTGCCGAAGTATCTAATAACTATGCAAACACTAAAGGTATATTAGAGACTCTAAATGAGAATAAAAAATCAATAGAAAAAGAGTTAGACTATTTAAAAGAAAGCGAACAAGAATTAAAAACTGAAAATATTCAACTCCGTGAAATAAATAGAAGTATGCAAGAGCGTTTAAATCAAAATGCTATAGATTTACAAAATTTGAATCAACAATTTAAAAAGGAATTTGAAAATTTAGCAAATAAAATTTTTGAAGAAAAGTCATCAAAATTTACAGATCAAAATAAATCTAACCTTAATACAATTTTGCATCCTTTTAAAGATCAAATAGAAAGCTTTAGAAAGAAAATTGAAGATAATTATGGTAAAGAATCTAATGAAAGGACTTCTTTGAGAACTGAATTAGAAATGCTTAGAAAGATGAATAATCAAATTTCTGAGGATGCACAAAACTTGACAAAAGCATTAAAAGGAGATAAAAAAACGCAAGGAGATTGGGGCGAGATGATTTTGGATTCTGTCCTTAGTAAATCTGGGTTAAGAGAAGGAAGTGAATATTATATTCAGCCAACTTATTCTACTGATGAAGGGGAGAAACAACGCCCTGATGTAGTAGTTAATTACCCAGGAGAGAAACAAGTAATAATTGATTCTAAAGTTTCTTTAAATGCATATGAGCGGTTTGTGAATGCGGAGCAAGATAATCAGCAAGAAAAAGAAATAGCATTACATATTCGAGCTTTAAAAGCACATGTAGAAGAACTTGCAAAAAGAGATTATCAGAAATTAGAAGGGATACGCTGTTTGGACTATGTTATTATGTTTGTTCCTGTAGAACCTGCGTTTTTAGTTGCCTTGCAATACGATGATTCATTATGGGATTATGCATATAAGAGAAAAGTGGTTCTTGTTGGACCAACTACATTAATGGCAACTTTAAAAGTGATTGAAGAACTTTGGAGAAATGAGCATCAACAAAAAAATATTGAAGACTTAGTAAACCATGCTACAAAAATATATGATAAAGCAAGAGGGTTTGTGGATACTATGTTAGTGCTTCAGAAGAAAGTGGGTGACTCTAAAACAGAGGTAGATAAAGCAATTGGTAAACTGACTGAAGGGAAAGGAAATTTAATTAGTTTAGTGCATCAAATGAATGAAAAAGGCAACCTTAGTCCAAAGAAAAAAATAGCACCTTCTTTAATAGAAGATGCTATTCGTGAAAATAATAATATTGATTAGAATAAATCCCAATTGCCTTTCCCGTAATATGTTGGTAATACAGGGTTATGAACCGTATTTATTTCAATTTTGCTACTGTCAAATTCAATAAGCCCTTTTCCAAAAGAAGTAATTGAATTTAGAGCCTCTTGGTTTAACCATTTAGTAGGAATGTCATCTAAATTAGAAGTTCTAATACGCTCCTTCATTTGTTGAGGAGACATAGTTTTTGTTCCCATAATCCAACCCCATTCACCTAAAGTAAGTACTTGATTTCTTAGAGGAATTGTATTAAAACCGGCACTTTGCATTGTTTTTTCAATACAATAAAATGCTTTTGTAGCATAATAAGGACTACCTGCTTGAGTAATTATTACGCCATTAGGTCTTAAGTGATGCCATGACATTCTGAACGTTTCTGCAGATTGTAACCTCCCAAGTTCAATAGATTTAGGATCAGGGAAATCCATTAATATTACATCAAAGAAATCATTAGTTTTTTCTAAAAAGGTAAATGCATCCGTATTGATAATTGTAACTTTATCATTGTTAAGTGCATTTTTATTTAGTTTTCTAAAAATTGGATCTTCCTTACCAAGAGTTGTAATGGCTGGGTCTAGATCAACTAATGTGATTTTTTTAACCGATGGAAATTTTAATGCTTCCCTAGCCAAGCAACCGTCTCCACCACCTAGAATTAAAAT
This region includes:
- the rmuC gene encoding DNA recombination protein RmuC; protein product: MKFTEMDVEVSMNIAVLIVACLIVIAVLLVVIVYFFLKQKYAQQEHQFKVEVEERLKLTQAKNEASQLNQNLINENTVLKQSLSVAETEKTAYKNQLLDVQNKYQIIDSNLAEVSNNYANTKGILETLNENKKSIEKELDYLKESEQELKTENIQLREINRSMQERLNQNAIDLQNLNQQFKKEFENLANKIFEEKSSKFTDQNKSNLNTILHPFKDQIESFRKKIEDNYGKESNERTSLRTELEMLRKMNNQISEDAQNLTKALKGDKKTQGDWGEMILDSVLSKSGLREGSEYYIQPTYSTDEGEKQRPDVVVNYPGEKQVIIDSKVSLNAYERFVNAEQDNQQEKEIALHIRALKAHVEELAKRDYQKLEGIRCLDYVIMFVPVEPAFLVALQYDDSLWDYAYKRKVVLVGPTTLMATLKVIEELWRNEHQQKNIEDLVNHATKIYDKARGFVDTMLVLQKKVGDSKTEVDKAIGKLTEGKGNLISLVHQMNEKGNLSPKKKIAPSLIEDAIRENNNID
- a CDS encoding class I SAM-dependent methyltransferase produces the protein MSTPNNSLQMIAYSIQNLLTLKDDNQKIHFDRLKLQVDIVANELRLGSIRQSELDIIHNTFTDEFLNDSLVGHIIRKPYGYNEDFRITDAIHDNFLSDDYPNWDRLIHASSIAKSIKSRKEYFKNYLTHKLNKSTTPKKMLMIAPGSGRSLLELYKRVNPNLKTDCLDLNKNSIHYYRGLTQEFSNQINYINESIHSFNVTEKYDMVWIEGVFEYMDDVTFVNTLKQIQTYINNDGDIVISNISKKNTSKNIMEILFNWQCTYRNRLELNNLAIKSNLKPSQINIRKDAIGINSFLHIK